The DNA region AAAAAGCGGTATACGTTTCCGCAAGCCGATCGAGCCATTTTTGCTCCTCCGGGCCGCAATTGCCGGCCCATTCCAGGCAAACCCATAATGCCCGGGCCTGGTCGTCGGTGCTGTACCCTTCATTGCGCCGGGGCACCACCCCCAGGGCATGCTCCAAAATCCCCGTCTCGTCGGTCATTTTCGCCAGATGATCAAACCGAACGGATCGCCGCTCCATATCTCCCCACCTCGGTAAACAGCCGGTGATATTCGCTTCCGACGTTCGGCCAATGCATCGTCTGCCCCAGCCGCTTCATTTTCCGGACCACATCCTGCAGCATCACTTCGTTGTTCAGCAGCGCTACGATCCGTTCCCGCCATAACGCCTCGGCATCCGCCGCGATCAGCAGATCCGGCTCACCCTCAAGCAGATCCTGGGCATAACAGTACGGCGTCGACAGCGCCGGCCGCCCCAAACCGACGGCATAAGCCAGGGTACCGCTGGTAATTTGCTCCAGTCCCGGATAAGGCGTTACATAAATGTCGCAGGCGGTGATATGGCGAACCAGGTCGTTTTCCTCCATGTAGCGGTCGATCATGACCACGTTGTCCCCGATGGCGCTGTCCTCGATCATCGCCCATAGCTCTTCGCGGTATTTCTCCCCCTCCCATTTCTTAACCTCCGGATGCGTCTGGCCTACGATGGCATATAAAACATGGGGGACCTGTTTGACGATTTCCGGCAGAATTTTAAGAATCAGTTCGATCCCTTTCCCGCGGCTCAGCAGTCCAAACGTCATCAGCACCTTCCGGTCAGACCAGCCCAGCCGCTCCCGGAACGTTTGCCGCCGCTCCGCATCGGGTTCGGGCGTGCCGTGCGGAATAAAGACGATCTTGTCCTCAGGAATGCCGAACGAACGGTTTAAATAGGAGATCGCCTTACGGTTCATCACGACGATCCGGGCGCTTCGCTCGGCGATTTCCCGCTGGATGCCGGCGTACGGTTCGCGGGGATGCTCAAACACCGTATGGAACGTTGTCACAAACGGTTTGTTTAGGGCGCGGATGAACCGCAAAATATACCGGCCGGCCTCCCCGCCGAATATCCCAAACTCGTGCTGCAGCGAAACGACCTCAATATCCGAATTGTTGATTTTGTTCGCCATCTTCTCATAATCGTTTTCGCAGTCGCGCCGCAGCAGCCACAGCAGCGGGTCAGTCAGTCCGTCCGCTTCCCCGTCGTGCAGGACGACCACCCGGTCCTTCGCTCTCCACTCTTTGGCCGCATGGACGGATTGACGCAAATGATAGGTGAATGTGGCCAGGCCGCATTTTTTCGGAACGTAAGTGCTGACATAAGCAACCCGCGTCATGCTTGCATCACTCCCAATCGGTTCATAACGGCTTCGTGCAAAATATGTCTTGAGCCGAGCTCCAGGTTGTAACCGAAAATGCAGTTGTTTAAGTACGCCCCTTCGTTCACCCGGCAGCCGTCCCACAGGATCGTCTCCGCGAGCCGGACGTTCGGGCCGATCGAGCACTTGTCTCCGAGCACGACATAGGGTCCGATGACGGAACGGGCGCCGATGCTTACGCGGTCTCCGATCAATACCGGAGGAACGAGGAGGACGCCGGTGCCGATTTTGCAGCCTTTGCCGATCCAGATCCCGCTGTCCCGATCGTATCCCGGAATGCGGATCCGGCTTGTTCCTTTTAAGAGATCCCAATGGATTTTGCGGTATCTGTCTTTCGTGCCCATATCCGCCCAATAGCCCTGGATGGTTGTTCCGAATACCCCTATGTTCTCGCGGATGAGCTGCGGAAACGTTTCGCGTTCAATGGAGACTTCCCGACCGGACGGTATCGCTTGCAGCACGCTTTTTTCCATGATGTAAATGCCTGCATTGATCCGTCTTGAGGGCGCTTCGTCCAAGCGGGGCTTCTCCACAAAACGCAAGATGCGCCCTGCATCGTCCTGCTCGACGACCCCGTACGCGCTCGGATCTTCCACCTCCGTCAGGCCGATCGTCACAGAAGCCGCGCGGGAACGGTGGAAATCCAGCAGCGGTTTCAGTTCGATATCGTGGACGATATCCGCGTTCATGGCCACAAATTGTTCATCGAGCAACGCTTCGGCGTTTTTGATCGCCCCGGCCGTGCCCAGCAGCGTTTCTTCCACGGCGTACTGGATCGATACGCCCAGCCTGCGGCCGTCGCCGAAATACGTTTTGATTTTTTCGGGATGATGCTTCAGAGCGATAACGAAACGGTGAACGCCTTGTTCCTTCAGATGAAGAATGAGATGTTCCAGCCACGGGCGATTGAGGATCGGCGCCATCGGCTTCGGCATGTTCTCCGTCAAAGGTCTAAGTCTGGTTCCCAAACCACCGGCAAGCAACAGCACATTCATTTTCGAAATCTCCTCCTGTCCCCAAAAAATGGTTCGATAAACAAACTTACGCCAGTTTCGGCACTGACGCTAATATCTCATGCCGTTCCCTCCTTTAGCTCACAATTATCAGCACTCCATCTAGTCGAGTGCTGATAATATAGTATTTTATGGAAAGTTGCTTTTTTTCCTCAAGTTATCCCATGCTTAATAGTTCCGGCAAAATCCCTTAATCGGCCCGTCTGATCCCTAATTTTCTTTAGAAATCTCATGATTTCTCCGTTTTTCGATTCATCCAGATATTTGAAATTTTATATATTGTAAATTATTATAAATTTAGTATACATTTCTATTAATAGAATATTTATACTAAAAAAATATATAGTGGAGGTTGGTAACATGAAGACTGGACGAATCAGCAAGATCTTCTTGTCACTCTCGATGGCCTTCGCAACAATTCTGCTCTTTAATGCTGTTTCGGCGAATGCCGAATCCGGCGGCGGCATTGAGCCAAGCGCCTGCTCAACGTTCATCTCCGCCGTTTTCGATGAAGCCGTAGAGGTTGGCGGCGTTGGCCAGGCGAAGTTCTACTGCGGCCCTGTTAGCGACGGCATCCCCATTGATTTTTCCGCTGACGATATTTACGTTGCACCCGTTGATCCCACGGTTGACGTTTATGCCGATCCGGACAATAACACGGTGTACTACAAAGGCCTTTATAAGGGATGGATAGAGATCATAGTTAGCTGGCTGGACAAGCCGCAGGGCCCCCATTCCACGTTTTTATGGCTGGAAGTGAAATAATTTAAAATAATTATCCGGCCCCGCCGGTTTAATTACTAACGCCGGCGGGGGTGCGGGAACGTAATCATGCATACCGTCCCCTGACCAAGCCGGCTGTTGATGTCGATTTCTCCGCCGTGTGCGAGAATGATCTGTCTGGCGATGGCCATTCCGAGCCCTGTGCCGGAACTGTCGGACGATGCGTTTGTCCCCCGGAAATACCGTTCGAACAAACGGGCCAACGTTTCCTGATCCATCCCGGCTCCATTGTCCTCAATGCCGATGCGAACCCGCCCGCCTGTCCCCCGCTCTTCATTGATCGTGATTTTTACGGTGGTGCCGGGCGGGTTATGCTTAATGCTGTTGGCAATTACATTTTCCAGTGCGCGCTGCATGTACCCCGGATCCAGATCAAGCGGAATCTGCCCGCGGTTCGTTTCGAACAAAAACGTTTTGTCCGCGGACTCCGGCAAGCTTTGGAGCTGCTTCAAAATATCTCTTGTCATCCTTACGAGATCGTTTGGCTCGAGCCGCAGCGGAAGCGCATCGTTTTTCAACCGGAAGGTCAGGCCAAAATCTTCGATCAGCCGCTCCATATATTCCACGCGATCCCCCATAATGCGGGAAAAGCCGCGCACCTGATCCGGCTCCCAGTCGTATTCGGAAGATGACAACAGGACGGTATAGCCTTTGATTACGGACAGGGGGGTTTTCAGATCGTGCGAGACGCCCGCCATCCATTCTTCCCGCGTTTTCTCCAACAGCTCCCGCTCTTCCTTGTTGCTGCGAAGGGCGGAGGTTAGCCGGGAAAGCGCCTGTATCAATTCGTGAAACGTCCTGTACTCGGCCCTTTTGCGCAGGTGTCCATTCAATACGGATTTACGCTGCTGCAGGGGCTCCTCGTATTTTCCTGCGGACAACCGTTCGATCCAGGAGACGATGTAGAGCAAGGGGGAGCCGAGCTGTCTGCCAAAATACAGGACGGTTACAATCCCGACGGCCAGTATCGCCAAAATCCATAATATATTCAGCCCGTAAAGCAAGGGATTGCCGTCCGCCGACGGCCTCCCTGCCACCCAGGTCAGCTCGCGTCCGCCCGCCGCTCCGTACCAGGTGGAAAGCTGATACCCGTTTTTGGCCGGATAAATATAGTCAGAAACGAGTTTCCCTGGAATATAGTGATCCGTAATGCTTTCGGGTTTATTTACGGAATAAATCTCATCTCCCTGCTCATTCAGGACCTGAAGCCACATATCGTTTCGGATGATATCCTCCCGGACATCAGGGGCAACCGTGAGGCGACTTCCTTCAACCGCCGTTTGCTCGGCGATCTCGCGAACCGACCATTGCGAGGCTGGCGTTTTGCCGTAACCGAAAAAAAAGCTGAACAGCAGCATACTTCCGGCGATGAGCAGCCCCCAAACCAGAAGCAGCCAAATAAGCCGCGAAACGAAGTAATAGGCGATTCGATTTCTCAGTTTCATGGCCTTTCCCTGTCCGCCGGCGCCTCAAAAAGATAACCCAATCCGCGAACCGTTTTGATCCACCGGGGGTTAGCCGGGTCCTCCTCGATCTTTTCCCGCAAACGGCTGATATGCACCATCACTGTGCTGTCCCCGCCGTAAAGTTCTCCCCACACGTCTTTATAGATTTGGCGCTTGCTTAAAATCCGGTTTGGATGCTCGCAAAAATAAAGCAGCAGCTTTAGTTCCTGAACGGGGCAGTTAATCCGTATCCCGTGTACGGTCAATCTCCCGGTATTCGGATCTACCGCAAACGACCCGAAATCGTATACCGGTTTGCGCACCGGCTCTAGCGGCGGCCGGGCGGCGCGCCTCAGCTGGGCCTTGACGCGAGCGGCCACTTCCAGCGGATTAAAGGGCTTGGTAATATAATCGTCCCCGCCTAAGCCAAAACCCTGCAGCTTGTCCAAATCGGCCGTGCGCGCGGTCAGGAACAGGATGGGCGCATCCGTCTCCGCCCGGATCGTTCCGCACAGGGTAAAGCCGTCCATATCGGGCAGCATCACATCCAACAAGATCAGATCTGGCCGTTTTTGGCGCGTAATGGCAAGGGCTTCCGCTCCGGATAGGGCGGTCAAAATATGACGAAATCCCTCCTTTTCGAATACGGTGGTCAGCAAATTCAAAATATGCCGGTCGTCATCCACCAGCAGAAGGATATGTTCCTCCAGTCTATAAGCCACGCTTATCCTCCTCCCGCTTCTATTATAAATAAATATCGATGGCGATTCGTTAAGAAAATGTTTAGGAAGAGTTTTGCTCCCGTTCAGCCTTTTTCTTATACGATGGACCCTGAGGTGAGATTTTAATGAATGAGCCAATTTTGATCACAAACGGGCTAACCAAAAAGTACAGGAGCCGCACGTCCGTCGACGGCTTGAATTTACGGCTGGAACGGGGGCAAATTTACGGGTTTCTCGGTCCAAACGGCGCTGGTAAAACAACAACGATCCGCATGCTGCTCGGTCTGATCGAACCTACGAAAGGAAGTATTGAAATTTTTGGCCAAAGCCTAAAAAAAGGGCGCCTGTCCATATTGAAGCGCATCGGATCGCTGGTCGAATCCCCGACTTATTATGGAAATTTGACCGGCCGTGAAAACCTGGAAGCGGTCCGCAGGTTAAGGGAACTCCCGGAAAAAAGCGTCCACGAGGCCTTGGACATCGTCCGATTAACGCATGTGGCCGACCGCTTGACCAAAGAATATTCCCTGGGCATGAAGCAGCGGCTCGGTATTGCCGCCGCGCTGCTCTCCAGGCCGGATTTGCTGATCCTCGACGAACCGACGAACGGCTTGGACCCTTCCGGCATCCAGGAAATTCGCGAATTGATTAAGAAACTGCCGGAGAACGGCATGAGCGTGCTTGTGTCCAGCCACTTGCTGAGCGAAATTGACCAGATGGCTACGCAGGTGGGGATTATTCATCACGGAAAAATGATCTTTCAGGATTCGATCGAACGCCTGCGGGAAAAGCAGCAGCCCTTGCTTAAGGTTGGCGTCAGCGATGTATGGGA from Paenibacillus macerans includes:
- a CDS encoding response regulator transcription factor, with amino-acid sequence MAYRLEEHILLLVDDDRHILNLLTTVFEKEGFRHILTALSGAEALAITRQKRPDLILLDVMLPDMDGFTLCGTIRAETDAPILFLTARTADLDKLQGFGLGGDDYITKPFNPLEVAARVKAQLRRAARPPLEPVRKPVYDFGSFAVDPNTGRLTVHGIRINCPVQELKLLLYFCEHPNRILSKRQIYKDVWGELYGGDSTVMVHISRLREKIEEDPANPRWIKTVRGLGYLFEAPADRERP
- a CDS encoding glycosyltransferase family 4 protein, translated to MTRVAYVSTYVPKKCGLATFTYHLRQSVHAAKEWRAKDRVVVLHDGEADGLTDPLLWLLRRDCENDYEKMANKINNSDIEVVSLQHEFGIFGGEAGRYILRFIRALNKPFVTTFHTVFEHPREPYAGIQREIAERSARIVVMNRKAISYLNRSFGIPEDKIVFIPHGTPEPDAERRQTFRERLGWSDRKVLMTFGLLSRGKGIELILKILPEIVKQVPHVLYAIVGQTHPEVKKWEGEKYREELWAMIEDSAIGDNVVMIDRYMEENDLVRHITACDIYVTPYPGLEQITSGTLAYAVGLGRPALSTPYCYAQDLLEGEPDLLIAADAEALWRERIVALLNNEVMLQDVVRKMKRLGQTMHWPNVGSEYHRLFTEVGRYGAAIRSV
- a CDS encoding ABC transporter ATP-binding protein, producing the protein MNEPILITNGLTKKYRSRTSVDGLNLRLERGQIYGFLGPNGAGKTTTIRMLLGLIEPTKGSIEIFGQSLKKGRLSILKRIGSLVESPTYYGNLTGRENLEAVRRLRELPEKSVHEALDIVRLTHVADRLTKEYSLGMKQRLGIAAALLSRPDLLILDEPTNGLDPSGIQEIRELIKKLPENGMSVLVSSHLLSEIDQMATQVGIIHHGKMIFQDSIERLREKQQPLLKVGVSDVWEAGAVLSRNGIMAEIRDDGLWVPRTEPGFVSGLNSLLVHAGLSVYRLEEVKRSLEDIFLELTGTEGSL
- a CDS encoding sugar phosphate nucleotidyltransferase; amino-acid sequence: MNVLLLAGGLGTRLRPLTENMPKPMAPILNRPWLEHLILHLKEQGVHRFVIALKHHPEKIKTYFGDGRRLGVSIQYAVEETLLGTAGAIKNAEALLDEQFVAMNADIVHDIELKPLLDFHRSRAASVTIGLTEVEDPSAYGVVEQDDAGRILRFVEKPRLDEAPSRRINAGIYIMEKSVLQAIPSGREVSIERETFPQLIRENIGVFGTTIQGYWADMGTKDRYRKIHWDLLKGTSRIRIPGYDRDSGIWIGKGCKIGTGVLLVPPVLIGDRVSIGARSVIGPYVVLGDKCSIGPNVRLAETILWDGCRVNEGAYLNNCIFGYNLELGSRHILHEAVMNRLGVMQA
- a CDS encoding sensor histidine kinase, with translation MKLRNRIAYYFVSRLIWLLLVWGLLIAGSMLLFSFFFGYGKTPASQWSVREIAEQTAVEGSRLTVAPDVREDIIRNDMWLQVLNEQGDEIYSVNKPESITDHYIPGKLVSDYIYPAKNGYQLSTWYGAAGGRELTWVAGRPSADGNPLLYGLNILWILAILAVGIVTVLYFGRQLGSPLLYIVSWIERLSAGKYEEPLQQRKSVLNGHLRKRAEYRTFHELIQALSRLTSALRSNKEERELLEKTREEWMAGVSHDLKTPLSVIKGYTVLLSSSEYDWEPDQVRGFSRIMGDRVEYMERLIEDFGLTFRLKNDALPLRLEPNDLVRMTRDILKQLQSLPESADKTFLFETNRGQIPLDLDPGYMQRALENVIANSIKHNPPGTTVKITINEERGTGGRVRIGIEDNGAGMDQETLARLFERYFRGTNASSDSSGTGLGMAIARQIILAHGGEIDINSRLGQGTVCMITFPHPRRR